Proteins co-encoded in one Microbacterium hydrocarbonoxydans genomic window:
- a CDS encoding sigma-70 family RNA polymerase sigma factor: MDDTHLFGFPTFEGEPELPTDDEIIEALREGDTRDFALLWARHADAARCAAKLFAPTIDPEDLVSEAFATILRITRSGGGPTDAFRPYLVASVRNTAARWARWHDVLPLDGLSEEELVQGEPDPIERVSERSVVVEALLTLSPRHRTLLWYLNVEGMKPRELAPLMGMTPNAVSVLAFRARDGFRRAWLDGQLDGVRIEAGADSAL, translated from the coding sequence ATGGACGACACGCACCTCTTCGGCTTCCCGACCTTCGAGGGTGAGCCCGAGCTGCCGACCGACGACGAGATCATCGAGGCGCTGCGGGAGGGGGATACCCGGGATTTCGCGCTGCTGTGGGCTCGTCATGCGGATGCTGCGCGATGTGCCGCGAAATTGTTCGCACCGACGATCGATCCCGAGGATCTCGTGAGCGAAGCCTTCGCCACGATCCTGCGCATCACTCGTTCCGGCGGCGGGCCGACCGACGCCTTCCGCCCGTACCTCGTCGCCTCCGTGCGCAACACCGCCGCCCGGTGGGCGCGCTGGCACGACGTGCTGCCTCTGGACGGCCTCTCCGAGGAGGAGCTCGTGCAGGGGGAGCCGGACCCGATCGAGCGCGTCTCGGAGCGGTCCGTCGTCGTCGAGGCCCTTCTCACGCTCTCGCCGCGTCATCGGACCCTCCTCTGGTATCTGAACGTGGAAGGCATGAAGCCGCGCGAGCTCGCCCCGCTGATGGGCATGACCCCGAACGCTGTCTCCGTCTTGGCGTTCCGCGCGCGAGACGGGTTCCGGAGGGCGTGGCTGGACGGTCAGCTCGACGGCGTCCGAATCGAGGCCGGAGCGGACTCCGCCCTGTGA
- a CDS encoding sigma-70 family RNA polymerase sigma factor, whose translation MSAVLPRASWHVGADLSDDDLVAATRAGDSNAYGVLWDRHSPAALRAARAITSSIDPEDLVSEAFAKTFSAIKNGGGPTDAFRPYLFAAVRSAAATWGGRQKDIALEYIDELPVDHAEDSLDTLSDKALLTTAFKDLPERWRTLLWYLEVEGMKPREIAPLMGLSPNAVSVLAARAREGFKIAWLQAHIAAPDRDAECRWTCERIVAQGRRRHVGRADRARFDAHLQQCRRCTIASLEITEASSKLRAVLLPLIIGGPAAALYSAGSPAPASASAGMPSQIAPLLVAAGAILVVGTGAVAFAGQLLADAPTEIGASESISVVVSSPAAVAVPGEDDQATAQPTAARPSQLPVSEDLPGREGDEVEPPLSAPGDSTGPIDSRSTEDVVLRTTRPAGPTVPSRDPQEEQSAAPRPVPTPPPAAVEPTPPVTAAPTPPAVAPTPPAVVPTPPAVAPTPPAVVPTPSPTVVPTPTPTPTPTPTPTPTPSPSVEPTDPPLTISWAIPRPSTVPPDVTGTGSPGSEIEILDESDRVLGTARVADDGTFAVDLAPALLHQGMTITARHTSQATGVETRSDALGPVVFDLPTVLGAGAMLSLRRTDLDVDGMSDDVQLAVHGIPGASVLLSVDGGQRSTVVLADGTQTVNLLDLRPGLHRVTLRYIDPTSGAQGPEAVEHILVRP comes from the coding sequence GTGAGCGCCGTGCTCCCGCGAGCGTCGTGGCATGTCGGCGCCGATCTCAGCGACGACGATCTCGTCGCGGCGACACGTGCCGGCGACAGCAACGCCTACGGCGTGCTCTGGGATCGGCATTCACCGGCCGCTCTGCGGGCTGCGCGCGCGATCACGAGCTCCATCGACCCGGAGGACCTCGTCAGTGAGGCCTTCGCGAAGACGTTCAGCGCGATCAAGAACGGCGGCGGCCCGACCGACGCCTTCCGTCCCTATCTGTTCGCGGCTGTGCGCAGCGCGGCGGCGACCTGGGGCGGGCGACAGAAGGACATCGCCCTCGAGTACATCGACGAGCTCCCGGTCGACCATGCCGAGGACTCGCTCGACACGCTGTCGGACAAGGCGCTGCTGACGACCGCCTTCAAGGATCTGCCCGAACGCTGGCGCACTCTGCTGTGGTACCTCGAGGTCGAGGGGATGAAGCCTCGCGAGATCGCGCCGCTCATGGGACTCAGCCCCAATGCGGTGTCGGTGCTGGCAGCCCGCGCTCGCGAAGGCTTCAAGATCGCCTGGTTGCAGGCCCACATCGCTGCGCCGGACCGGGATGCGGAATGCCGCTGGACCTGCGAGCGGATCGTCGCGCAGGGGCGGCGGCGTCACGTCGGACGGGCCGACAGGGCGCGCTTCGACGCACACCTCCAGCAATGCCGTCGGTGCACCATCGCGAGCCTCGAGATCACCGAAGCATCGTCGAAGCTGCGCGCCGTGCTGCTTCCGCTCATCATCGGCGGGCCGGCCGCCGCGCTGTACTCGGCGGGCTCGCCGGCGCCGGCATCCGCCTCGGCGGGGATGCCCAGCCAGATCGCGCCTCTGCTCGTCGCGGCGGGGGCCATCCTCGTCGTCGGCACGGGCGCGGTGGCGTTCGCAGGCCAGCTCCTTGCCGACGCTCCGACCGAGATCGGCGCATCGGAGTCGATCTCTGTGGTCGTCAGTTCGCCGGCCGCGGTGGCCGTTCCCGGCGAGGATGACCAGGCGACCGCGCAGCCGACTGCCGCGCGCCCGTCGCAGCTGCCCGTATCAGAGGATCTGCCTGGTCGGGAGGGCGACGAGGTCGAGCCGCCGCTCTCGGCTCCCGGCGACTCCACCGGGCCGATCGACTCTCGATCGACCGAGGACGTGGTGCTTCGCACGACACGTCCGGCGGGGCCGACAGTGCCCTCGCGGGACCCTCAGGAGGAGCAGTCCGCGGCTCCCCGCCCCGTGCCCACTCCTCCGCCCGCGGCGGTCGAGCCGACTCCGCCCGTGACCGCCGCGCCGACCCCTCCCGCGGTCGCGCCGACTCCTCCCGCGGTCGTGCCGACCCCTCCCGCGGTCGCGCCGACTCCTCCCGCGGTCGTGCCGACTCCGTCTCCCACGGTCGTGCCGACGCCGACGCCGACGCCGACGCCGACGCCGACGCCGACGCCGACTCCCTCACCCTCGGTCGAGCCGACCGACCCGCCACTCACGATCTCCTGGGCGATCCCGCGGCCGTCGACTGTTCCTCCCGACGTCACCGGCACCGGGAGCCCCGGCAGTGAGATCGAGATCCTCGACGAGAGCGACCGCGTGCTCGGCACGGCCAGGGTCGCTGACGACGGGACCTTCGCGGTCGACCTGGCGCCCGCTCTGCTGCATCAGGGGATGACGATCACCGCGCGGCACACGTCGCAGGCCACCGGGGTCGAGACACGCAGCGACGCGCTCGGCCCGGTCGTCTTCGACCTTCCCACAGTCCTCGGCGCGGGAGCGATGCTCAGCCTGCGCCGGACCGACCTCGACGTCGATGGCATGAGCGACGATGTGCAGCTCGCCGTGCACGGCATTCCCGGGGCGTCGGTGCTGTTGTCCGTCGACGGCGGGCAGCGCTCGACGGTGGTGCTCGCAGACGGGACTCAGACAGTGAACCTCCTCGATCTGCGCCCGGGGCTGCATCGCGTCACGCTGCGCTACATCGATCCCACGTCGGGTGCGCAGGGACCGGAGGCTGTCGAGCACATCCTCGTTCGTCCGTGA